From Virgibacillus ihumii, the proteins below share one genomic window:
- the nagB gene encoding glucosamine-6-phosphate deaminase: protein MEILKCKDYTDMSQKAAELVIKTIHGMPKPVLGLATGSTPEGMYRYLINAYNRNAVSFANVTTFNLDEYVGLREDDPNSYKFYMREKLFDAVDIPTGQAHVPNGDTAEPEKECASYEKQIQDAGNADLQVLGLGLNGHIGFNEPGSSFKSMTHTVELDESTRKANARFFDSLEQVPIQAITMGIGTIMHSRKILLLVSGVNKADAVKKLVHGEVTEDFPASVLQLHDDVIVIGDEAALSKL, encoded by the coding sequence ATGGAAATATTGAAATGTAAAGACTATACCGACATGAGTCAAAAAGCTGCTGAATTGGTAATAAAAACAATACACGGGATGCCAAAACCGGTTCTGGGCTTGGCTACAGGTTCTACTCCGGAAGGAATGTACCGTTATTTAATCAATGCGTACAACAGGAATGCTGTTTCATTTGCCAACGTAACAACATTTAATCTGGATGAATATGTCGGCCTTCGGGAAGATGATCCGAACAGTTATAAATTCTACATGCGTGAAAAATTGTTCGATGCAGTTGATATCCCAACTGGACAGGCACATGTGCCGAACGGAGATACGGCGGAACCCGAGAAAGAATGTGCAAGCTATGAAAAACAGATTCAGGATGCCGGTAATGCTGATTTACAGGTGCTGGGGCTCGGATTGAACGGCCATATCGGGTTTAACGAACCGGGAAGCAGTTTTAAAAGTATGACACATACCGTTGAATTGGACGAGTCAACGCGGAAGGCAAATGCACGTTTTTTCGATTCATTGGAACAGGTGCCGATTCAAGCAATTACGATGGGAATCGGTACCATTATGCATAGCAGAAAAATACTTCTGCTCGTTTCAGGTGTAAATAAAGCTGATGCGGTAAAAAAACTGGTACATGGTGAGGTCACCGAGGATTTTCCTGCGTCTGTACTGCAGTTGCATGATGACGTAATTGTAATCGGGGATGAAGCAGCACTATCCAAATTATAG
- the nagA gene encoding N-acetylglucosamine-6-phosphate deacetylase — MDTRLYIKDAVIYTEDQGIVSGSLFIENDKIKEIHAETDPPPGAEVIDGMGLHLLPGFIDGHIHGAAGADVMDATEEALDTMASVLPAEGTTGFLATTITQSRENTEKALENIAAYHSKTGQAEVIGVHLEGPFIEKSKKGAQPLEYILQPDLDLFRKWQTLSGNSIKTITMAPEHDVDGEFIRALSDSGVNVSAGHTAAEFEGIKKAVSHGLRQVTHLCNAMTGIHHRDVGAVGAAFQLEELRAELIADGIHVAPEMLELIYANMGRERLILITDAMRAKCLQAGDYELGGQPVTVTDDRAVLMDGTLAGSILKMYQSVQQMLRLKGVTISDITEMASANPAKQLGIFNRKGSIKEGKDADLLLVDDNAAVKYTICRGVVAYREEA, encoded by the coding sequence TTGGATACCAGATTGTATATTAAAGACGCAGTTATCTATACAGAAGATCAGGGGATTGTCTCAGGATCCCTGTTTATTGAAAATGATAAAATCAAGGAAATACATGCAGAAACTGATCCGCCGCCCGGCGCTGAGGTTATTGACGGGATGGGGCTGCATTTGTTGCCAGGCTTTATTGATGGACACATTCACGGTGCGGCCGGTGCTGATGTAATGGATGCGACTGAAGAGGCACTTGATACAATGGCAAGTGTATTACCTGCTGAAGGTACAACCGGTTTTTTGGCAACAACGATTACACAGTCGCGGGAAAACACTGAAAAGGCACTTGAAAATATTGCGGCGTATCATTCGAAAACGGGACAAGCTGAAGTTATTGGCGTGCATCTGGAAGGTCCATTTATTGAGAAGAGTAAAAAAGGAGCTCAGCCACTTGAGTATATTTTGCAGCCGGATCTTGACCTGTTCAGAAAGTGGCAGACGCTTTCGGGCAACAGCATTAAGACCATCACGATGGCACCTGAACATGATGTAGATGGCGAGTTTATCCGGGCACTGTCAGACTCCGGGGTAAATGTTTCAGCCGGACATACAGCAGCAGAATTTGAAGGTATAAAAAAAGCTGTTTCGCATGGTCTTCGTCAGGTTACACACCTTTGCAACGCAATGACTGGGATTCACCACCGTGATGTTGGTGCGGTCGGTGCTGCATTCCAATTAGAAGAGCTGCGAGCCGAATTGATTGCAGATGGGATTCACGTTGCACCGGAAATGCTTGAACTGATTTATGCGAATATGGGCAGAGAGCGGTTGATTTTAATTACAGATGCAATGCGTGCCAAGTGTTTGCAGGCTGGTGATTATGAACTGGGCGGCCAGCCTGTTACGGTAACGGATGACCGTGCTGTATTAATGGATGGGACATTGGCAGGAAGCATTCTGAAAATGTATCAAAGTGTACAGCAAATGTTGCGCCTCAAGGGTGTTACCATCAGTGATATCACAGAAATGGCATCAGCTAATCCGGCAAAACAGCTGGGTATCTTCAACAGGAAAGGAAGCATTAAGGAAGGGAAGGATGCGGATCTTTTGCTCGTTGATGATAATGCAGCGGTCAAATATACCATTTGCCGGGGTGTTGTAGCGTACAGGGAGGAAGCATGA
- a CDS encoding VanZ family protein, with the protein MRKYLYWLLPLFWMGVIFYSSAQPYGEQDIKPFLGNTLNVAFLKPYLDWISFTYHHSEVSVETLGVAGLIEFFVRKGAHFGVYFILLCLFFIAFVKTSKCKFWTVIALSYMLTVTYAVTDEFHQSFTANRTPYAGDVVIDGIGAAFAALFLIFLKRNKK; encoded by the coding sequence GTGCGAAAATATTTATATTGGCTTTTGCCTTTGTTCTGGATGGGCGTAATATTTTATTCGTCTGCACAACCTTATGGGGAACAGGATATCAAGCCGTTTTTGGGGAATACGCTGAATGTAGCTTTTTTGAAACCGTATCTTGATTGGATTTCGTTTACATATCATCATTCTGAGGTCAGTGTGGAAACATTGGGTGTCGCTGGTCTGATTGAATTTTTTGTCCGAAAAGGAGCCCACTTTGGCGTTTATTTTATATTGCTCTGTTTGTTTTTCATTGCTTTTGTTAAAACGTCTAAATGTAAATTTTGGACTGTTATAGCCTTGTCATATATGCTAACTGTTACATATGCTGTTACAGATGAATTTCATCAAAGCTTTACGGCTAATCGGACACCGTATGCGGGGGACGTCGTTATTGATGGAATTGGAGCGGCATTTGCCGCGCTGTTTCTGATATTTTTGAAACGGAATAAAAAATAA
- a CDS encoding YigZ family protein translates to MLSTYYTVKNEEKNQIIIQKSRFIGYVKRVESEEAAQTFIQQTKKKHHDANHNCSAYMIGENNQIQKASDDGEPSGTAGVPMLEVLKKRDLKDTVIVVTRYFGGIKLGAGGLIRAYGSAASRAIEAAGVVERRLMTGFSVTVDYPMLGKLENELRNSHHILESINYLEKVEFYVFVRDGVEEDFLDWITNLTSDTALVAKKGSAYVEIDV, encoded by the coding sequence ATGTTATCTACTTATTATACCGTAAAAAACGAAGAAAAAAATCAAATTATCATTCAAAAGTCACGATTTATCGGTTATGTGAAACGAGTTGAATCGGAAGAAGCGGCACAGACCTTTATCCAGCAAACAAAGAAAAAGCACCATGATGCCAACCATAACTGTTCAGCGTATATGATTGGTGAAAATAACCAAATACAAAAAGCCAGCGATGACGGCGAACCGAGCGGTACAGCCGGTGTACCGATGCTGGAAGTTCTTAAAAAACGTGATCTGAAAGATACAGTAATTGTCGTCACCAGATATTTTGGCGGAATTAAACTGGGTGCCGGCGGTTTGATCCGCGCATATGGAAGTGCTGCATCCCGGGCAATAGAAGCTGCAGGTGTAGTGGAACGCCGATTAATGACCGGCTTTTCGGTAACCGTTGATTATCCAATGCTGGGAAAATTGGAAAACGAACTGCGTAACTCTCATCATATTCTTGAGTCAATTAATTATTTGGAGAAAGTGGAGTTTTATGTTTTTGTCAGAGATGGAGTTGAGGAGGATTTCCTGGACTGGATTACAAACCTGACCAGTGACACTGCATTGGTGGCAAAAAAGGGAAGCGCCTATGTGGAAATCGATGTCTGA